One stretch of Akkermansia massiliensis DNA includes these proteins:
- the infA gene encoding translation initiation factor IF-1, whose protein sequence is MEVEGTICAVLAGTMFKVRLPNGHEVLAHISGKMRKRFIKIVVGDKVRMEMSPYDMTKARITFRIG, encoded by the coding sequence ATTGAAGTGGAAGGCACCATCTGCGCTGTGCTGGCGGGCACCATGTTCAAGGTGCGCCTGCCCAACGGGCACGAAGTGCTGGCCCACATTTCCGGCAAGATGCGCAAGCGCTTCATCAAAATCGTTGTGGGCGACAAGGTGCGCATGGAAATGTCCCCCTACGACATGACCAAGGCGCGCATCACGTTCCGCATC
- the rplM gene encoding 50S ribosomal protein L13, with the protein MKTFSAKPQEVERKWYVIDAADKVLGRVAVEAANILRGKNKTIFTPHVDCGDFVIIVNADKVVLTGNKENAKIYTRFSGYVGGKQVDTPRKIRARRPELLLELAVKGMVPHTRLGRQQMTKLKVYAGAGHPHEAQQPTAITL; encoded by the coding sequence ATGAAGACCTTCTCAGCCAAACCGCAAGAAGTAGAGCGCAAATGGTATGTTATAGACGCTGCCGACAAGGTGCTCGGCCGTGTTGCCGTTGAAGCGGCTAACATTTTGCGTGGCAAGAACAAGACAATTTTCACCCCCCACGTTGATTGTGGCGACTTTGTCATTATCGTGAACGCGGACAAGGTGGTGCTGACCGGCAACAAGGAAAACGCCAAGATTTACACCCGTTTCTCCGGATACGTCGGCGGCAAGCAGGTGGACACTCCGCGGAAAATCCGCGCCCGCCGCCCCGAACTTCTTCTGGAACTGGCCGTCAAGGGCATGGTGCCCCACACCCGCCTGGGCCGTCAGCAAATGACCAAGCTGAAGGTTTATGCCGGCGCCGGTCATCCTCATGAAGCCCAGCAGCCCACTGCCATCACTCTCTAA